A single Cucumis melo cultivar AY chromosome 4, USDA_Cmelo_AY_1.0, whole genome shotgun sequence DNA region contains:
- the LOC127149086 gene encoding pentatricopeptide repeat-containing protein At1g80270, mitochondrial-like — translation MWALRRASTPLRNQGYKVRTSYVFGKLEVPFFWEGNVAGFGTTTALSDRFISFERNNLATWPSAGVYISSHGLSTQAGAENSGEEDNVKDGFSELDETLPSTSPLEDSKAADDNEEELTSGSEIDDDDDNAVDDGTQNELDLLEGETGLAEKKSTKRGPSELFNVIWKAPGLSVASALDKWVSEGKELSRADISLAMLYLRKRQMFGKALQFSEWLEASGKLNFTDKDYASRLDLIGKLRGLRMAENYLAKIPKSFQGEIVYRTLLANCVIASNVQKAEEVFNKMKDLEFPITAFACSQLLLLYRRTDKRKIADILLLMEKENVKPSRFTYKILIDAKGLSNDISGMEQVVDTMKADGIELDFDTLALLAKHYVSAGLKDKAKATLKQMEEINSQGSRWPCRILLPRYGELEMEDEVRRLWEICESDPHIEECMAAIVAWGKLKNVQEAEKIFDRVVKSGKKLSARHYSTMMNVYRQTKMLTKGKELVNQMAESGCRMDPLTWDAVVKFYVEAGEVEKADSFLVKAVQQNKKKPLFATYMTLMHHYASRGDVPNAENIFDRMRRLGYMGRFTQFQTLVQAYVNAKAPAYGMRERMMVDNIFPNKALAGKLAQVDPFRMTEVSDLLD, via the exons GAATCAAGGGTATAAAGTAAGAACTTCATATGTCTTTGGTAAACTAGAGGTACCATTTTTTTGGGAAGGAAATGTAGCTGGTTTTGGAACCACCACCGCTTTATCTGACAGATTCATTTCTTTTGAGAGAAATAACCTTGCAACATGGCCATCCGCTGGGGTTTATATTAGTAGTCATGGTCTATCTACACAAGCTGGTGCTGAGAACAGTGGAGAGGAAGATAATGTGAAAGATGGATTTTCTGAACTTGATGAAACACTTCCAAGCACTAGTCCACTTGAAGATAGTAAGGCAGCAGATGATAATGAAGAGGAACTAACTTCTGGATCAGAAATTGATGACGACGATGACAATGCTGTTGATGATGGGACTCAAAATGAACTGGATTTACTTGAGGGAGAAACTGGACTTGCTGAAAAGAAATCTACAAAAAGGGGTCCTTCAGAACTTTTCAATGTTATTTGGAAAGCTCCAGGTTTATCTGTGGCTAGTGCACTTGATAAGTGGGTCAGTGAAGGAAAAGAACTAAGCCGGGCCGATATCTCTTTGGCCATGCTCTATCTTCGTAAACGTCAGATGTTTGGGAAGGCTTTGCAG TTTTCAGAGTGGTTGGAAGCAAGTGGGAAACTTAATTTTACTGACAAAGATTATGCTTCTCGGCTCGACTTGATTGGAAAGTTACGAGGTCTCCGTATGGCAGAAAATTACCTTGCTAAAATTCCCAAGTCCTTCCAAGGTGAGATAGTATACCGAACTCTTTTGGCTAACTGTGTGATTGCCAGCAATGTACAAAAAGCAGAAGAAGTATTCAACAAAATGAAGGACCTTGAATTCCCCATCACAGCGTTTGCTTGCAGCCAATTGCTTCTTCTTTACAGGAGGACTGACAAGAGGAAAATAGCCGACATTTTGTTGTTGATGGAGAAAGAAAATGTCAAGCCTTCTCGGTTTACTTACAAAATCTTAATAGATGCTAAAGGCCTTTCTAATGACATAAGTGGGATGGAACAAGTTGTTGATACAATGAAGGCTGATGGAATTGAACTTGATTTTGATACACTTGCCCTATTAGCTAAACACTATGTTTCAGCTGGGCTTAAAGACAAAGCCAAGGCCACTTTAAAGCAGATGGAAGAAATTAACTCACAAGGTTCTCGATGGCCATGCAGAATTTTACTTCCCCGTTATGGAGAACTCGAAATGGAAGATGAAGTGAGGAGGCTCTGGGAGATCTGTGAGTCAGATCCTCATATTGAAGAATGTATGGCTGCCATTGTTGCTTGGGGAAAGCTGAAGAACGTCCAGGAGGCAGAgaaaatttttgatagagttgTAAAATCAGGGAAAAAGCTATCTGCAAGACACTATTCTACCATGATGAACGTGTATAGACAAACTAAGATGCTGACGAAGGGCAAGGAACTAGTCAATCAGATGGCAGAGAGTGGTTGCCGCATGGATCCGTTGACATGGGatgcagttgtgaagttctaTGTGGAAGCAGGGGAGGTAGAAAAGGCAGACTCTTTCTTGGTCAAGGCTGTTCAGCAAAACAAGAAGAAGCCATTGTTTGCCACATACATGACTCTCATGCATCACTATGCAAGTAGGGGAGATGTTCCCAATGCTGAGAATATCTTTGATAGGATGAGAAGATTGGGTTATATGGGTCGATTCACCCAATTTCAAACTCTAGTACAGGCATACGTTAATGCTAAGGCTCCAGCCTATGGTATGAGAGAGAGAATGATGGTAGATAATATATTTCCAAACAAAGCTTTGGCAGGAAAATTAGCTCAAGTTGATCCTTTCAGGATGACAGAAGTGTCCGATTTGCTTGATTGA